A window of the Ipomoea triloba cultivar NCNSP0323 chromosome 14, ASM357664v1 genome harbors these coding sequences:
- the LOC116004010 gene encoding uncharacterized protein LOC116004010, with the protein MLEMIPKDKSLLTKEERTRANLDNIAKDILYKALDESLFPRVRKCKSAKDIWDTLMQIGEGDEQEKENKLTIAMKRFEDFKLGTKESISDMEARFMKLLMDIRDLDEEKLSQKEINLKILRGLPKNWEMKVVAMRDHRDLKTTSTTQIFSDLKAYEFEKEALTEEEPEARNVALVASQQLSSSTVKSNSNPSDLFTNDQFSLFMRKFKRFMRKNQTHDNSGKSRTSKHRNADKPSGSKTRDTEEVQMLCYNCRKPRHFKAECPYPIVKKHQEEYGNYRKNSGNYNNPKNTSNDANDQPSNYFGNNQKSERRRKALAVEEKPEEKTDEPCTSSSSSESDSSEDEKGLLCLFSQEESDEELCLMAKEDEVTSQNHSSNYSSESSYHENPREAFERTMKEFDDVRYTHFKLKEENAQLLAERQDLEDLKSKNAEMLESIS; encoded by the coding sequence ATGCTAGAGATGATACCGAAAGATAAGTCCTTGCTGACAAAAGAGGAAAGAACTCGTGCGAACCTTGACAACATCGCCAAAGATATATTATACAAGGCTCTGGATGAGTCACTATTCCCTCGGGTGAGAAAATGCAAATCGGCTAAGGATATCTGGGACACACTTATGCAAATAGGAGAAGGTGAcgagcaagaaaaggaaaacaagctgaCTATTGCCATGAAAAGATTCGAGGATTTCAAACTTGGCACAAAAGAATCCATATCTGACATGGAAGCTCGCTTTATGAAACTGCTAATGGACATCCGAGACCTTGATGAAGAGAAGCTCtcacaaaaggagataaacTTAAAAATTCTCCGTGGACTGCCGAAGAATTGGGAGATGAAAGTTGTTGCAATGCGTGACCACCGAGACTTGAAAACAACGAGCACTACTCAGATCTTCAGTGACTTAAAGGCTTATGAATTCGAGAAAGAAGCATTAACTGAGGAAGAACCTGAGGCGAGAAATGTAGCTCTAGTTGCAAGCCAGCAACTATCATCGTCAACCGTAAAGTCAAACTCTAATCCATCTGATTTATTCACTAACGatcaattttctttgtttatgaGGAAGTTCAAGAGATTTATGAGGAAAAACCAAACTCATGACAATTCAGGCAAGTCAAGAACATCGAAGCATAGAAATGCTGACAAGCCCAGTGGATCGAAAACACGTGATACCGAAGAAGTACAGATGCTATGCTATAACTGCCGTAAGCCTAGACATTTCAAAGCTGAATGTCCTTATCCTATTGTCAAGAAACATCAAGAAGAATACGGCAACTACAGGAAGAATTCGGGAAACTACAACAACCCGAAGAATACATCAAATGATGCAAATGATCAACCTAGCAACTACTTTGGGAACAACCAGAAGAGTGAGAGACGAAGGAAGGCTCTAGCTGTGGAAGAGAAACCGGAAGAAAAGACTGACGAGCCATGCACATCAAGCTCCAGCTCAGAAAGTGATAGTTCGGAAGATGAAAAGGGACTCCTGTGTCTCTTCAGTCAAGAGGAATCGGACGAAGAACTATGTCTTATGGCAAAAGAAGACGAGGTAACCTCTCAAAACCACTCATCTAATTACAGCTCTGAGTCTAGCTATCATGAGAATCCTAGGGAAGCATTCGAAAGAACGATGAAGGAATTTGATGATGTTAGATATACACATTTCAAACTTAAGGAAGAGAATGCTCAGCTATTggcagaaagacaagatctcgaggacTTAAAGTCCAAAAATGCTGAGATGCTTGAGTCTATAAGCTAG